The Thermosipho melanesiensis BI429 sequence GAATTTTCTTATTTGAGAATTTGAGATGTAAATATCTTTTGAGCTTGGTAACATACTTTCCATATTTCGCAAAAAACCAAATCCATCTGGATGAACTTCTAACACACCCTCACCAAAGAAATAGCCTTCTGATTGAGCTCTAGCTTCAAGTATGGCAAATATTAAATCTTGCTTTCTCATAGAAGTATATCTGGCTATATCATATTCTTTTGCAAGCTTGTACAACTCTTTTATTGTTTTCTTTTCCAAGTCTTTAATGTTGAAAGTTTCAACGTTCAAATTGACCCCTCCTATTTTGTTCTAAAAAGTCTATCTCCCGCATCTCCAAGTCCAGGAAGAATATAGCCTTTAGAATTTAATTTTTTGTCTAATGAAGCGGTATATATAATAACATCGGGATGTTCTATATTAACTTTTTCCGTTCCCTCAGGTGATGCTATTAACGTTACTAAAATAATGTTTTTGGCCCCATTTTTCTTAACTATTTCTAGAGCTTTTATCGATGATACACCTGTTGCTAACATTGGATCAAGTACAAATACAATTGAGTTATCTGTGATTTTAGGAAACTTTGCATAGTATTCAACTGCCTCTAAAGTTTTTGGATCTCTGTATATTCCTATATGTCCAACAGAAGCATTTGGAAGTAGTTGAAGTATTCCATCAGACATGCCAAGGCCTGCCCTTAGAATAGGAATAATTACAACATCTTTATCGTTAATAAAGTGACCTTTAGTTTT is a genomic window containing:
- the upp gene encoding uracil phosphoribosyltransferase, coding for MKINVVDHPLIKHKLTLMRKKDTGPKEFRELLKEITLLIAYEATRHIETFETEIETPLEKTKGHFINDKDVVIIPILRAGLGMSDGILQLLPNASVGHIGIYRDPKTLEAVEYYAKFPKITDNSIVFVLDPMLATGVSSIKALEIVKKNGAKNIILVTLIASPEGTEKVNIEHPDVIIYTASLDKKLNSKGYILPGLGDAGDRLFRTK